A region from the Mycolicibacterium litorale genome encodes:
- the thrC gene encoding threonine synthase, whose product MSTPVNAVHRPWPGLIEAYRDRLPVGDDWTPVTLLEGGTPLIHAKRLSEFTGCTVHLKVEGLNPTGSFKDRGMTVAVTESAASGKQAVLCASTGNTSASAAAYAARAGITCAVLIPQGKIAMGKLAQAVMHGAKIIQVDGNFDDCLELARKLTADFPAVALVNSVNPYRIEGQKTAAFEIVDALGTAPDVHALPVGNAGNITAYWKGYTEYHRDGLSDRLPRMLGTQAAGAAPLVTGEPVKNPETIATAIRIGAPASWSSAVEAQQQSGGRFLAATDEEILAAYHLVARTEGVFVEPASAASVAGLLKSIEDGWVAKGSTVVCTVTGNGLKDPDTALKGMPAVTPLAVDPVAVAAELGLV is encoded by the coding sequence ATGAGCACGCCTGTCAATGCGGTGCACCGGCCGTGGCCGGGCCTGATCGAGGCCTACCGCGACCGGTTGCCGGTCGGTGACGACTGGACGCCGGTCACCCTGCTCGAGGGCGGCACCCCGCTGATCCATGCCAAGCGGTTGAGCGAATTCACGGGCTGCACAGTGCATCTCAAGGTCGAGGGGCTCAATCCCACGGGTTCGTTCAAGGACCGCGGGATGACCGTCGCCGTCACCGAGTCCGCCGCCAGCGGTAAGCAGGCCGTGCTGTGCGCGTCCACCGGCAACACGTCGGCCTCGGCCGCGGCGTACGCGGCGCGCGCGGGCATCACGTGCGCGGTGCTGATCCCGCAGGGCAAGATCGCGATGGGCAAGCTCGCCCAGGCCGTCATGCACGGCGCCAAGATCATCCAGGTCGACGGCAACTTCGACGACTGCCTGGAACTCGCCCGCAAGCTGACCGCGGACTTCCCGGCCGTCGCGCTGGTGAACTCGGTCAACCCGTACCGCATCGAGGGGCAGAAGACCGCGGCGTTCGAGATCGTCGACGCGCTGGGCACGGCACCGGACGTGCACGCCCTGCCGGTCGGCAACGCGGGCAACATCACCGCGTACTGGAAGGGCTACACCGAATACCACCGCGACGGGCTGTCCGACCGCCTGCCGCGGATGCTGGGCACCCAGGCGGCGGGCGCCGCACCGCTGGTCACCGGTGAGCCGGTGAAGAACCCGGAGACGATCGCCACGGCGATCCGCATCGGCGCGCCCGCGTCGTGGAGCTCGGCGGTGGAGGCGCAGCAGCAGTCCGGTGGCCGCTTCCTGGCCGCCACCGACGAGGAGATCCTCGCCGCGTACCACCTGGTGGCACGCACCGAGGGCGTCTTCGTCGAACCGGCGTCGGCGGCCAGCGTCGCCGGTCTGCTCAAGTCGATCGAGGACGGCTGGGTGGCCAAGGGATCGACCGTGGTGTGCACCGTCACCGGCAACGGCCTCAAGGACCCCGACACCGCGCTGAAGGGGATGCCCGCGGTCACGCCGCTGGCGGTGGACCCGGTGGCCGTGGCGGCCGAGCTCGGTCTGGTCTGA
- a CDS encoding homoserine dehydrogenase, producing the protein MSNEKPVGVAVLGLGNVGGEVVRIIEQSAPDLAARVGAPLVLRGVGVRRVADDRGVPADLLTDNIEELVSREDVDIVVEVMGPVEPARKAILSALEQGKSVVTANKALMAQSTGELAQAAEAARVDLYFEAAVAGAIPVIRPLTQSLAGDSVLRVAGIVNGTTNYILSAMNDTGADYGSALADASALGYAEADPTADVEGYDAAAKAAILASIAFHTRVTADDVYREGITGVTAEDFESARALGCTIKLLAICERLTTDDGQQRVSARVYPALVPLTHPLASVNGAFNAVVVEAEAAGRLMFYGQGAGGAPTASAVMGDLVMAARNRVQGGRGPRESKYAKLPVSPIGNIATRYYVNMNVADRPGVLSSVAAEFAKREVSIAEVRQEGVVDEGGQPCGARIVVVTHRATDAALSETVSALADLDVVQSVNSVLRMEGTSE; encoded by the coding sequence ATGAGTAACGAAAAGCCGGTAGGCGTAGCAGTTCTGGGTCTCGGCAACGTGGGCGGCGAAGTGGTCCGCATCATCGAGCAGAGCGCACCCGATCTGGCCGCGCGCGTCGGCGCCCCGCTCGTGCTGCGCGGTGTCGGCGTGCGCCGGGTGGCCGACGACCGCGGGGTGCCCGCCGACCTGCTCACCGACAACATCGAGGAACTGGTGTCGCGTGAGGACGTCGACATCGTCGTCGAGGTGATGGGCCCGGTGGAACCGGCCCGCAAGGCGATCCTGTCCGCGCTCGAGCAGGGCAAGTCGGTGGTGACCGCCAACAAGGCGCTGATGGCGCAGTCCACGGGGGAGCTGGCCCAGGCCGCCGAGGCCGCCCGGGTGGACCTCTACTTCGAGGCCGCGGTGGCCGGCGCCATTCCGGTGATTCGCCCACTGACCCAGTCGCTGGCCGGTGACAGTGTGCTGCGGGTGGCCGGAATCGTCAACGGCACAACGAATTACATCCTGTCGGCGATGAACGACACCGGTGCCGACTACGGCAGCGCGCTCGCCGACGCCAGCGCGCTCGGTTACGCCGAGGCGGACCCGACCGCCGACGTCGAGGGCTACGACGCCGCGGCCAAGGCCGCGATCCTGGCGTCCATCGCGTTCCACACCCGCGTGACCGCCGACGACGTGTACCGCGAAGGCATCACCGGGGTGACGGCCGAGGACTTCGAATCCGCCCGCGCGCTGGGGTGCACCATCAAGCTGCTGGCGATCTGCGAGCGACTGACCACCGACGACGGTCAGCAGCGGGTCTCGGCCCGGGTGTATCCGGCGCTGGTGCCGCTGACCCATCCGCTCGCCTCGGTCAACGGTGCGTTCAACGCCGTCGTCGTCGAGGCGGAGGCCGCGGGCCGGCTGATGTTCTACGGCCAGGGCGCAGGCGGGGCGCCGACCGCATCGGCGGTGATGGGTGACCTGGTGATGGCCGCGCGCAACCGCGTCCAGGGCGGCCGGGGGCCACGGGAGTCCAAGTACGCCAAGCTGCCGGTGTCGCCGATCGGCAACATCGCGACCCGCTACTACGTCAACATGAACGTCGCCGACCGCCCAGGTGTGTTGTCCTCGGTCGCAGCGGAATTCGCCAAGCGCGAGGTCAGCATCGCCGAGGTGCGCCAGGAAGGCGTGGTCGACGAGGGCGGGCAGCCCTGCGGTGCCCGCATCGTCGTCGTCACCCACCGTGCGACCGACGCCGCACTGTCTGAAACCGTCTCGGCGCTGGCCGATCTCGATGTCGTGCAGAGCGTCAACAGCGTGCTGCGCATGGAAGGAACAAGCGAATGA
- the lysA gene encoding diaminopimelate decarboxylase has protein sequence MNAHPAGPRHAEEIHHGSAPQRPASAAEVLRIAPNVWPRNAVRGDDGVVSVAGVAVTDIAARFGTPVFVIDEDDFRSRCREMSAAFGGGEYVRYAAKAFLCTEVARWIDEEGLALDVASGGELAVALHAGFPAERIALHGNNKSIDELTLAVKSGVGHVVVDSMIEIERLDEIAAAAGVVQDVLIRVTVGVEAHTHEFISTAHEDQKFGLSLASGAAMAAVRRVFETDHLRLVGLHSHIGSQIFDVAGFEIAAHRVIGLLRDVVAEFGVDKTAQMSTVDLGGGLGISYLPQDDPPPVADLAAKLTAIVREESAAVGLPTPKLVVEPGRAIAGPGTITLYEVGTVKDVAVASDRHRRYVSVDGGMSDNIRTSLYGAEYDVRLLSRGSDADPTLGRVVGKHCESGDIVVRDAWISDDVAPGDLLGVAATGAYCYSMSSRYNLIGRPAVVAVRDGNARLILRRETVDDLLSLEVSGQ, from the coding sequence GTGAACGCGCATCCCGCCGGTCCCCGGCACGCCGAAGAGATCCACCACGGCAGCGCGCCGCAGCGCCCCGCGTCCGCCGCCGAGGTGCTGCGGATCGCGCCGAACGTGTGGCCCCGCAACGCCGTTCGCGGCGACGACGGTGTGGTGTCCGTCGCCGGTGTCGCGGTGACCGACATCGCCGCCCGGTTCGGAACCCCGGTGTTCGTCATCGACGAGGACGACTTCCGCTCGCGGTGCCGCGAGATGTCGGCGGCGTTCGGGGGTGGCGAGTACGTGCGTTACGCCGCCAAGGCGTTCCTGTGCACCGAGGTGGCGCGGTGGATCGACGAAGAGGGGCTGGCCCTCGACGTCGCCAGCGGCGGAGAGCTCGCCGTAGCCCTGCACGCCGGCTTCCCCGCGGAGCGGATCGCCCTGCACGGCAACAACAAGTCGATCGACGAGCTCACACTGGCGGTGAAGTCCGGGGTGGGGCACGTGGTGGTCGACTCGATGATCGAGATCGAGCGACTCGACGAGATCGCCGCCGCCGCCGGCGTGGTCCAGGACGTGCTGATCCGGGTCACCGTGGGTGTGGAGGCCCATACGCACGAGTTCATCTCCACCGCACACGAGGACCAGAAGTTCGGGCTGTCGCTGGCCAGCGGCGCCGCGATGGCCGCGGTGCGCCGCGTGTTCGAGACCGACCACCTGCGGCTGGTCGGACTCCACAGCCACATCGGGTCCCAGATCTTCGACGTGGCGGGCTTCGAGATCGCCGCGCACCGGGTGATCGGTCTGCTGCGCGACGTCGTCGCCGAGTTCGGCGTCGACAAGACCGCACAGATGTCCACCGTCGACCTCGGCGGCGGCCTCGGCATCTCCTACCTGCCGCAGGACGATCCGCCGCCGGTCGCCGACCTCGCCGCCAAGCTGACCGCGATCGTCCGCGAGGAGTCCGCGGCCGTCGGCCTGCCCACGCCGAAACTCGTCGTCGAGCCGGGCCGGGCGATCGCCGGACCGGGCACGATCACGCTGTACGAGGTCGGCACCGTCAAGGATGTGGCCGTCGCGTCGGACCGTCATCGGCGCTACGTCAGCGTCGACGGCGGGATGAGCGACAACATCCGCACCTCGCTCTACGGCGCCGAATACGATGTGCGGCTGCTGTCACGGGGTAGCGACGCCGACCCGACGCTGGGCCGGGTCGTCGGAAAGCACTGTGAGAGTGGCGACATCGTCGTGCGTGATGCGTGGATCTCCGACGACGTGGCACCGGGTGATCTGCTCGGGGTGGCCGCCACCGGCGCCTACTGCTATTCGATGTCGAGCCGTTACAACCTGATCGGCCGCCCCGCGGTGGTGGCGGTGCGCGACGGGAACGCGCGCCTGATCCTGCGCCGCGAAACGGTCGACGATCTGTTGAGTCTGGAAGTGAGTGGTCAATGA
- the argS gene encoding arginine--tRNA ligase, whose protein sequence is MTPADLAELLRTTATAVLTERGLDTAALPATVTVERPRNPEHGDYATNLALQLGKKVGANPRELAGWLTEALTAADGIASAEVAGPGFVNLRLEASAQNAIVANVISGGQGYGHSADLAGRSINLEFVSANPTGPIHIGGTRWAAVGDALGRLLATQGAEVVREYYFNDHGAQIDRFVSSLIAAAKGEPTPEDGYAGNYIGDIAAQVLAKDPGALDLPEDQMREVFRAIGVDLMFDHIKTSLHEFGTDFDVFTHEDSMHTSGRVEQAIAKLRENGAIYEKDGATWLRTTDFGDDKDRVVIKSDGNPAYIAGDLAYFLDKRQRGFDLCIYMLGADHHGYIARLKAAAAALGDDPDTVEVMIGQMVNLVRDGQPVRMSKRAGTVITLDDLVEAIGVDAARYVLIRSSVDTPIDIDLALWSSASNENPVYYVQYAHARLSALARNAADLGVTADTAHLDLLTHDKEGTLIRNLGEFPRVLQAAAALREPHRVCRYLEDVAGDYHRFYDSCRVLPQGDEEPGDLHAARLALCQATRQVIANGLAILGVSAPERM, encoded by the coding sequence GTGACACCCGCCGACCTCGCCGAGCTGCTCAGGACCACTGCCACCGCTGTGTTGACCGAGCGCGGCCTCGACACCGCCGCACTGCCCGCGACGGTCACGGTCGAGCGGCCCCGCAACCCCGAGCACGGCGACTACGCCACCAACCTGGCGCTGCAGCTCGGCAAGAAGGTCGGTGCGAACCCCCGTGAACTGGCCGGGTGGCTGACCGAGGCGCTGACCGCCGCCGACGGCATCGCCTCCGCCGAGGTGGCGGGGCCGGGCTTCGTCAACCTGCGCCTCGAGGCGTCCGCCCAGAACGCGATCGTCGCCAACGTCATCTCCGGTGGCCAGGGCTACGGACATTCCGCCGACCTGGCCGGGCGCAGCATCAACCTCGAATTCGTCTCGGCCAACCCGACCGGCCCGATCCACATCGGCGGCACCCGCTGGGCCGCCGTCGGTGACGCCCTGGGCCGGCTGCTGGCCACACAGGGCGCCGAGGTGGTGCGGGAGTACTACTTCAACGACCACGGCGCGCAGATCGACCGTTTCGTCAGCTCGCTGATCGCCGCGGCCAAGGGTGAGCCGACGCCCGAGGACGGCTACGCCGGCAACTACATCGGCGACATCGCCGCCCAGGTGCTCGCCAAGGATCCGGGCGCGCTCGACCTGCCCGAGGACCAGATGCGCGAGGTGTTCCGGGCGATCGGCGTGGACTTGATGTTCGACCACATCAAGACCTCCCTGCACGAGTTCGGCACCGACTTCGACGTCTTCACCCACGAGGACTCGATGCACACCAGCGGCCGGGTCGAGCAGGCGATCGCCAAGCTGCGCGAGAACGGCGCGATCTACGAGAAGGACGGCGCCACCTGGCTGCGCACCACCGATTTCGGGGACGACAAGGACCGCGTCGTCATCAAGAGCGACGGCAACCCGGCCTACATCGCCGGTGACCTCGCCTACTTCCTGGACAAGCGGCAGCGCGGATTCGACCTGTGCATCTACATGCTCGGCGCCGACCACCACGGCTACATCGCCCGGCTCAAGGCCGCCGCCGCGGCGCTCGGCGACGACCCCGACACCGTCGAGGTGATGATCGGCCAGATGGTCAACCTGGTCCGCGACGGTCAGCCGGTGCGGATGAGCAAGCGCGCCGGGACCGTCATCACCCTCGACGATCTCGTCGAGGCGATCGGCGTGGACGCCGCCCGCTACGTGCTGATCCGCTCGTCGGTGGACACCCCGATCGACATCGACCTGGCGCTGTGGTCGTCGGCGTCCAACGAGAACCCGGTCTACTACGTGCAGTACGCCCACGCGCGGCTGTCGGCGCTGGCGCGCAACGCGGCCGACCTCGGCGTGACCGCCGACACCGCGCACCTCGATCTGCTCACCCACGACAAAGAGGGCACGCTGATCCGCAACCTCGGCGAGTTCCCGCGGGTGCTGCAGGCGGCGGCCGCGCTGCGGGAACCGCACCGGGTGTGCCGCTACCTCGAGGACGTCGCCGGCGACTACCACCGGTTCTACGACTCCTGCCGGGTTCTGCCGCAGGGTGACGAGGAACCGGGCGATCTGCACGCCGCCCGGCTCGCCTTGTGCCAGGCCACCCGCCAGGTCATCGCCAACGGTCTGGCGATCCTCGGCGTGAGCGCCCCGGAGCGGATGTGA
- a CDS encoding SpoIIE family protein phosphatase, which produces MNPDQGALGDQRVRSRTPVAVFVVVCLLAVAVVGWLSLVTQPTALASTAWWPVAGIALGLGIRFPRRHIWVLAAAVAAITLPLLLWAGRPVLLAVALALTVGLEMIVGTMILRGRDDCLPTLSAPRDLGRLLVAVVSAAVVYDLVGASATYLVADSAEAWSRLVTSAPKHAAGMLLLVPLFMHLPKRPRQAGRWETVAQVVVTLGLVTFVFAFNPGMPLSFLPFMPLVWVAMRLTTRQLIFLMLAIAAIASAGSASNTGPFAFNLLAPDTGNVVLQVFELSMVVVFLSLSLAVGQERATAQRLNESEELFRRIFDTSVAGMLIAARDADGWKVLRANDSAVAIIPGLADPSAGLATLLGEEATAALSAAADALTEGNARLTLTTRSERILNVSISPISDDGDSRTLALQFYDITEAMRVRRLEQEELERAAEVQRALLPGALPHTPGWSSGAASVPARQVGGDFYDIRVQAPHAVLSLGDVMGKGMGAGMLAAATRAALRANDPELSPSAAVSRAADVIDHDLQRTSAFITLTYFLVDLVTGDFRFTDAGHGLHFIVRTGSGRVERAASSDLPVGLDSGWAEKRGVLQPGDAILLVSDGVMDLWGGSVEKLSDAVAQCAQQHGTSAQALVDALCARANGDLDRDDVTAVVLRREPVDAAAH; this is translated from the coding sequence GTGAATCCTGATCAGGGGGCGCTGGGAGATCAGCGGGTTCGCTCGAGAACGCCTGTCGCCGTATTCGTCGTCGTCTGCCTGCTCGCCGTCGCCGTCGTCGGATGGTTGTCACTGGTGACCCAGCCGACCGCGCTGGCGTCCACGGCGTGGTGGCCCGTCGCCGGTATCGCACTCGGACTGGGTATCCGTTTCCCGCGCAGGCACATCTGGGTTCTGGCCGCCGCGGTGGCCGCGATCACGCTTCCGCTGCTGCTGTGGGCCGGGCGGCCCGTACTGCTGGCCGTGGCGCTGGCGCTCACCGTCGGTCTCGAGATGATCGTCGGCACCATGATCCTGCGCGGCCGCGACGACTGCCTGCCGACGCTGTCCGCCCCGCGCGACCTCGGCCGACTCCTGGTGGCCGTCGTCTCGGCGGCCGTCGTCTACGACCTGGTCGGCGCGAGCGCCACCTACCTGGTCGCCGATTCCGCGGAGGCGTGGTCGCGGCTGGTGACGTCGGCGCCCAAACACGCCGCCGGGATGCTGCTGCTGGTCCCGCTGTTCATGCACCTGCCGAAACGTCCCCGCCAGGCCGGCCGGTGGGAGACGGTCGCGCAGGTCGTGGTCACGCTCGGGCTCGTCACGTTCGTCTTCGCGTTCAACCCGGGGATGCCGCTGTCCTTCCTGCCGTTCATGCCGCTGGTCTGGGTGGCGATGCGCCTGACGACCCGCCAGCTGATCTTCCTGATGCTGGCGATCGCCGCCATCGCCTCCGCCGGCTCGGCCAGCAACACCGGGCCGTTCGCGTTCAACCTCCTCGCACCGGACACCGGCAACGTCGTCCTGCAGGTCTTCGAACTGTCGATGGTGGTGGTCTTCTTGTCGCTGTCCCTCGCCGTGGGACAGGAGCGGGCGACGGCCCAGCGCCTCAACGAGAGCGAGGAACTGTTCCGCAGGATCTTCGACACGTCCGTCGCCGGGATGCTGATCGCCGCCCGGGACGCCGACGGGTGGAAGGTGCTGCGCGCCAACGACTCCGCGGTGGCCATCATCCCCGGGCTCGCCGATCCGTCGGCGGGGCTGGCCACTCTGCTGGGCGAGGAGGCCACGGCCGCCCTGTCCGCCGCGGCCGACGCGCTGACCGAGGGCAACGCGCGCCTGACACTGACGACCAGGTCGGAGCGGATCCTCAACGTCAGCATCTCCCCCATCAGCGACGACGGCGACAGCCGAACTCTCGCCCTGCAGTTCTACGACATCACCGAAGCGATGCGGGTGCGCCGCCTGGAACAGGAGGAGCTCGAGCGCGCCGCTGAAGTGCAGCGCGCCCTGCTGCCCGGTGCGCTGCCCCATACGCCCGGTTGGAGTTCCGGTGCGGCCTCCGTGCCGGCCAGGCAAGTGGGCGGCGACTTCTACGACATCCGGGTCCAGGCGCCGCACGCCGTCCTGAGCCTCGGCGACGTCATGGGCAAGGGCATGGGCGCCGGCATGCTCGCCGCGGCCACCCGCGCGGCGTTGCGCGCCAACGATCCGGAGCTCAGCCCGTCGGCCGCGGTCAGTCGCGCGGCCGACGTCATCGACCACGACCTGCAGCGCACCAGCGCCTTCATCACCCTGACGTATTTCCTCGTCGACCTCGTCACCGGCGACTTCCGCTTCACCGACGCCGGCCACGGTCTGCACTTCATCGTCCGGACCGGGTCGGGGCGGGTCGAGCGCGCCGCGTCCAGCGATCTGCCGGTGGGCCTGGACAGCGGCTGGGCCGAGAAGCGAGGCGTGTTGCAGCCCGGCGACGCGATCCTGCTGGTGAGCGACGGGGTCATGGACCTGTGGGGCGGTTCGGTGGAGAAGCTCTCGGACGCCGTCGCCCAGTGCGCGCAGCAGCACGGCACCAGTGCGCAGGCGCTGGTCGACGCGCTGTGTGCGCGGGCGAACGGCGACCTGGACCGCGACGACGTGACGGCCGTCGTCCTGCGGCGTGAGCCCGTGGACGCCGCGGCGCACTGA
- a CDS encoding DUF899 domain-containing protein, whose product MTGEALPPIVSRPEWERARADLLVREKELTRLKDAVSAARRRLPMVEVTEPYVFDTETGPLSLADLFDGRRQLIVQHFMFGADWEQGCEGCSMMADHIGPLSHLYAKDTSFVLVSRAPVGKLLAYRDRMGWDLPWVSSGASTFNEDYRVIVDGQERHGISVFLRDAERVFHTWSTYNRGEEPFMVVFDLLDLTPFGRQETWEDSPPGWPQQPPYEWIRRHDEY is encoded by the coding sequence ATGACCGGAGAAGCCCTCCCGCCGATCGTGTCCCGCCCGGAGTGGGAACGGGCCCGCGCGGACCTGTTGGTCCGGGAGAAGGAACTGACGCGGCTCAAGGACGCGGTGAGCGCGGCGCGTCGCAGGCTGCCGATGGTGGAGGTGACCGAGCCGTATGTCTTCGACACCGAGACCGGGCCGCTGAGTCTGGCCGACCTGTTCGACGGGCGACGCCAGCTCATCGTGCAGCACTTCATGTTCGGCGCCGACTGGGAGCAGGGCTGCGAAGGCTGCTCGATGATGGCCGATCACATCGGTCCGCTGTCGCACCTGTACGCCAAGGACACGTCGTTCGTGCTGGTGTCCCGCGCCCCGGTGGGCAAGCTGCTGGCGTACCGGGACCGGATGGGCTGGGACCTGCCGTGGGTGTCCTCGGGTGCGTCGACGTTCAACGAGGACTACCGGGTCATCGTCGACGGGCAGGAGCGGCACGGAATCAGCGTCTTCCTGCGGGACGCCGAGCGGGTGTTCCACACCTGGTCGACGTACAACCGCGGCGAGGAGCCGTTCATGGTGGTGTTCGACCTGCTCGATCTCACGCCTTTTGGCCGCCAGGAGACGTGGGAGGATTCGCCGCCGGGCTGGCCGCAACAGCCGCCCTACGAGTGGATCCGGCGGCATGACGAGTACTGA
- a CDS encoding LLM class flavin-dependent oxidoreductase, which yields MTLPVMEPDLDSATLRAWARAVDEGPFSALCWGERIAFDNPDSLTLLGAVAAWTERVRLVTTVIVPQLHDPVMLAKALATGDLISGGRLTVGIGVGGRHEDYRAVGADPATQTMREMAERVGLMKRVWAGEKLTESVLPVGPAPVQAGGPQLLVGTIGPKTVRSAASWADGMAGTILDLDTAKQSELFDIARTAWAQDGRPAPHLATSFWFAIGERDEARAQVHRHLRRYMNWIPGEYVDAMAPATGFAGSEDDLLELLERFEQIGTDEVHLIPTSSDIDQLTRVADAVKRYG from the coding sequence ATGACGCTGCCGGTGATGGAACCCGATCTCGATTCGGCGACGCTGCGGGCCTGGGCAAGGGCCGTCGACGAAGGGCCGTTCTCCGCGCTGTGCTGGGGTGAGCGGATCGCGTTCGACAACCCCGACAGCCTCACGCTGCTCGGCGCGGTGGCCGCATGGACCGAGCGGGTGCGGCTGGTGACGACCGTCATCGTGCCGCAGTTGCACGATCCGGTCATGCTCGCCAAGGCGCTCGCGACCGGTGACCTGATCAGCGGTGGCCGGCTGACGGTGGGTATCGGGGTCGGCGGCAGGCACGAGGACTACCGCGCGGTGGGCGCCGACCCGGCCACGCAGACCATGCGGGAGATGGCCGAGCGGGTAGGGCTGATGAAGCGGGTCTGGGCGGGGGAGAAGCTGACCGAGTCCGTGCTGCCGGTGGGCCCGGCGCCGGTGCAGGCCGGTGGCCCGCAGTTGCTCGTCGGCACGATCGGACCCAAGACCGTGCGCAGTGCCGCGTCCTGGGCCGACGGGATGGCGGGCACCATCCTCGACCTCGACACCGCCAAGCAGAGCGAATTGTTCGACATCGCCAGGACCGCGTGGGCGCAGGACGGCAGACCCGCTCCGCACCTGGCCACGTCGTTCTGGTTCGCGATCGGTGAGCGTGACGAGGCGCGGGCCCAGGTGCACCGCCACCTGCGCCGCTACATGAACTGGATTCCGGGCGAGTACGTCGACGCCATGGCGCCGGCCACGGGGTTCGCCGGATCGGAGGACGATCTGCTCGAGCTCTTGGAGAGGTTCGAGCAGATCGGCACCGACGAGGTGCATCTGATTCCCACCAGTTCCGACATCGATCAGCTGACCCGCGTCGCCGATGCGGTGAAGCGGTACGGGTGA
- a CDS encoding sensor histidine kinase yields MVAVTTSPPPAPVAAADSTPAPRTLGVVATASMVVAAAIGVVWFWIPLGLLVIGVSSIPSVIGFCLAAVVFVYLVRGIDRVERVRSEAVFGMRIGRPVRRVSPYTGFQAWLHQLWLDVSSAWFWKAFGHHYLRLVYDILATALALALLAFAFLAPAAALAVDHSDDGAGLAFLPPALAWPLAAVALVASVAILVFAPALDAVIDRRLLTPSPTAALKYQVSALSDARAGAVSSAQTERHRIERDLHDSVQPRLVSLAMAIGLAQTKLDTDLPAATQLIAEAHDEAKNALVELRNVVRGIAPTILADRGLDAALSAVVQRAENSGVPTTLNLHLPRRLPDEIESVAYFVVAEALTNVAKHAGASQAVVTVRFDEPSQSLYVSVFDDGRGGAAIADDDNATGLRGLDERVRAARGTFTVSSPSTGPTIVTAVLPCAS; encoded by the coding sequence ATGGTCGCAGTCACCACCAGCCCCCCACCCGCGCCGGTCGCGGCCGCTGACAGCACGCCCGCGCCGCGCACCCTCGGCGTCGTCGCGACGGCCTCGATGGTGGTCGCGGCCGCGATCGGCGTGGTGTGGTTCTGGATCCCGCTCGGGCTCCTCGTGATCGGCGTGTCCTCGATACCGTCGGTCATCGGATTCTGCCTGGCCGCAGTCGTTTTCGTTTACCTCGTCCGCGGTATCGACCGGGTGGAACGGGTGCGCAGCGAAGCGGTCTTCGGGATGCGCATCGGCCGGCCCGTACGCCGGGTGTCGCCGTACACGGGGTTCCAGGCCTGGCTGCACCAGCTGTGGCTCGACGTCAGCAGCGCCTGGTTCTGGAAGGCGTTCGGGCACCACTATCTGCGCCTGGTCTACGACATCCTGGCCACCGCACTGGCTCTCGCGCTGCTGGCGTTCGCGTTCCTGGCACCCGCGGCGGCGCTCGCGGTCGACCACAGCGACGACGGGGCGGGGTTGGCGTTCCTGCCGCCGGCACTGGCCTGGCCGCTGGCCGCGGTGGCCCTGGTGGCCTCGGTGGCGATCCTGGTCTTCGCCCCGGCACTCGACGCGGTGATCGACCGCCGGCTGCTCACCCCGTCGCCCACGGCGGCGCTGAAGTACCAGGTCAGCGCGCTCAGCGATGCCCGTGCCGGTGCGGTCTCGTCCGCACAGACCGAACGGCACCGCATCGAACGCGATCTGCACGACAGCGTCCAGCCGCGGCTGGTGTCGCTGGCCATGGCGATCGGGCTGGCCCAGACGAAACTCGACACGGATCTGCCCGCCGCCACACAGCTGATCGCCGAGGCGCACGACGAGGCGAAGAACGCCCTGGTCGAATTGCGCAACGTGGTGCGCGGTATCGCGCCGACGATCCTCGCCGACCGCGGGCTCGACGCGGCGCTTTCGGCGGTGGTGCAGCGGGCGGAGAACTCCGGGGTGCCCACGACGCTGAACCTGCACCTGCCGCGGCGGCTGCCCGATGAGATCGAATCCGTCGCGTATTTCGTTGTCGCCGAGGCCCTGACGAACGTCGCCAAACACGCCGGCGCCAGTCAGGCCGTGGTCACGGTCCGCTTCGACGAACCGTCGCAGTCGCTGTACGTCTCGGTGTTCGACGACGGCCGCGGCGGAGCGGCGATCGCCGACGACGACAACGCCACCGGGCTGCGCGGTCTCGACGAGCGGGTGCGTGCGGCACGCGGCACGTTCACCGTCTCCAGCCCGTCGACCGGGCCGACCATCGTCACCGCGGTGTTGCCATGCGCATCGTGA